A genomic segment from Aspergillus puulaauensis MK2 DNA, chromosome 1, nearly complete sequence encodes:
- a CDS encoding NADH:flavin oxidoreductase/NADH oxidase (COG:C;~EggNog:ENOG410PHJW;~InterPro:IPR044152,IPR001155,IPR013785;~PFAM:PF00724;~go_function: GO:0003824 - catalytic activity [Evidence IEA];~go_function: GO:0003959 - NADPH dehydrogenase activity [Evidence IEA];~go_function: GO:0010181 - FMN binding [Evidence IEA];~go_function: GO:0016491 - oxidoreductase activity [Evidence IEA];~go_function: GO:0050661 - NADP binding [Evidence IEA];~go_process: GO:0055114 - oxidation-reduction process [Evidence IEA]), translating into MTITDLATAPSPAHTGAQGIPYFTPANDPGAALNPTDKTTPTLFRPLKIRDITLKNRVIVSPMCMYSSASDPASPYVGAFTDYHLAHLGHFALKGAGLVFTEALAVQPNGRISPNDAGLWQEGTQSEQFKGLKRVADFVHSQGGKLGVQLAHSGRKGSTVAPPLAAAKGLASLKADEGVFGWPGEVVGPSGGEEHVWAPGGVSYWPPRELKTEEVEDIVKAFARSAELAAKAGVDVIEIHAAHGYLVHEFLSPVTNYRTDKYGGSFENRTRLLREVASAVRQALPAGLPLFLRISATEWLEGQPIAAERGSWDINSSIELLKYLPELGVDLLDVSSGGNHKDQQIKLSTNYQTDLAGVLRKKIHSAGGKTLVGAVGLITQADAASEIVKGADEDEARLAESTLAGAEPKADAVFIAKQFLREPDWAIHAAKKLGVEIQLPVQFGRAF; encoded by the coding sequence ATGACAATCACCGACCTGGCAACAGCCCCCTCCCCAGCCCACACCGGGGCACAGGGAATCCCATACTTCACACCAGCCAACGACCCCGGCGCAGCACTCAACCCAACAGACAAAACCACACCAACACTCTTCCGGCCCCTCAAAATCCGCGACATCACACTAAAAAACCGAGTCATTGTCTCGCCGATGTGCATGTACTCATCCGCCTCAGACCCGGCATCGCCCTACGTAGGCGCATTCACAGACTACCACCTCGCGCACCTGGGCCACTTCGCGCTCAAAGGCGCCGGCCTGGTTTTCACAGAGGCACTAGCCGTCCAGCCCAACGGGCGGATCTCGCCTAACGATGCTGGCCTCTGGCAGGAGGGGACGCAGTCGGAGCAGTTCAAGGGTTTGAAGCGGGTTGCGGACTTTGTGCACTCGCAGGGCGGGAAGCTGGGTGTGCAGCTGGCGCATTCGGGCCGCAAAGGGAGCACGGTGGCGCCGCcgttggcggcggcgaagggcCTGGCTAGTCTTAAGGCTGACGAGGGGGTGTTTGGGTGGCCGGGCGAGGTTGTTGGGCCGAGTGGTGGGGAGGAGCATGTTTGGGCGCCTGGTGGTGTCTCGTATTGGCCCCCGAGGGAGTTGAAGactgaggaggtggaggatatTGTGAAGGCGTTTGCGAGGAGTGCGGAATTGGCTGCGAAGGCGGGCGTGGATGTGATTGAGATCCACGCGGCGCATGGGTACTTGGTTCATGAGTTTCTGAGCCCTGTGACGAACTACCGCACGGATAAGTATGGTGGTAGCTTTGAAAATCGCACGAGGCTGCTTCGCGAGGTTGCCAGCGCTGTCAGGCAGGCTCTCCCGGCTGGCTTACCGCTGTTTTTGAGGATCAGCGCGACGGAATGGCTCGAGGGCCAGCCTATTGCTGCTGAGCGAGGATCTTGGGATATCAACTCTAGCATTGAGCTGCTCAAGTATCTTCCGGAGCTGGGCGTCGACCTTTTGGACGTGAGTTCGGGAGGAAACCACAAGGACCAACAGATTAAGCTCTCCACCAATTACCAGACGGATCTAGCTGGGGTGCTGCGCAAAAAGATCCATTCTGCCGGAGGGAAGACGCtggttggtgctgttgggCTCATTACCCAGGCGGATGCCGCTTCGGAGATTGTGAAGGGtgctgatgaagatgaggccCGGCTTGCAGAGTCCACGCTGGCTGGCGCCGAGCCAAAGGCCGATGCGGTGTTTATCGCGAAGCAGTTCTTACGCGAGCCCGATTGGGCGATACACGCTGCGAAGAAACTAGGTGTCGAGATTCAGCTGCCTGTTCAGTTTGGCAGAGCGTTCTAG
- the UFD1 gene encoding polyubiquitin-binding protein UFD1 (BUSCO:EOG09263WLB;~COG:O;~EggNog:ENOG410PG17;~InterPro:IPR004854,IPR042299;~PFAM:PF03152;~go_process: GO:0006511 - ubiquitin-dependent protein catabolic process [Evidence IEA]): MFRGGYWDDDPMDGMIRHGASRRFDEYYRCYPVAMMPGPERENVNHGGKVIMPPSALDKLTRLHITYPMLFELHNGAKEKMSHAGVLEFIAEEGKIYLPYWLMQTLLLEPGDLVQIKSTDLPPGRFIKLQAQSTSFLDISDPKAVLENAFRNFSCLTKDDVFTFAYNDQVYEMAVLETKPANETSAVSVLETDLEVDFAPPVGYEEPQRPSGTSTPGSVVSGRLPAGGLLHPHGTMAQSINYAAIAPESTDAAAGARAVSSNFLSSGHRLNAKKGSKTPTPTASTPTPGASNPQHPPPPVRTTNGPQPLRLPPNQLFFGYAIKPVPKRDESGKVVEEEKPRFQGTGQSLRAKKKGVEGSSTPT; this comes from the exons ATG TTTCGAGGTGGCTATTGGGACGACGATCCCATGGATGGAATGATTCGACATGGAGCTTCGCGCCGATTCGATGAATATTATCGATGCTATCCCGTCGCTATGATGCCTGGTCCCGAAAGAGAGAATGTGAATCACGGCGGCAAGGTCATCATGCCTCCCAGTGCCCTCGACAAATTAACTCGACTACACATCACATATCCTATGCTGTTTGAGCTGCATAATGGAGCAAAAGAGAAAATGTCTCACGCTGGTGTTCTGGAGTTTATTGCTGAAGAGGGAAAGATTTACCTACCGTACTGG CTAATGCAAACACTCCTTCTCGAACCCGGCGACTTAGTGCAAATCAAGTCGACCGACCTTCCTCCCGGCCGTTTCATTAAGCTCCAAGCTCAATCCACATCTTTCCTCGACATTAGCGACCCGAAGGCGGTTCTCGAAAACGCTTTTCGAAATTTCTCTTGCCTTACGAAAGATGATGTGTTCACGTTTGCGTATAATGATCAAGTTTACGAAATGGCCGTGCTGGAAACGAAGCCCGCGAACGAGACGAGCGCTGTATCTGTCCTGGAGACCGATCTTGAAGTTGATTTTGCACCGCCTGTGGGATACGAGGAGCCGCAGCGGCCGAGTGGCACCAGCACACCAGGAAGCGTGGTCAGCGGGAGGCTGCCGGCCGGCGGACTTCTTCACCCACACGGTACTATGGCACAGTCGATCAACTACGCGGCTATAGCGCCGGAGTCCACAGACGCTGCAGCAGGTGCACGAGCGGTATCGTCGAACTTTCTGTCTAGCGGTCACCGATTGAATGCCAAGAAAGGAAGCaaaaccccaacaccaacggcaTCAACTCCCACTCCAGGAGCATCGAATccgcaacaccctcctcctcccgttAGAACGACAAATGGCCCGCAGCCACTACGCTTACCCCCCAACCAACTATTCTTCGGCTACGCTATTAAGCCTGTACCAAAACGAGATGAGAGTGGaaaggttgttgaggaagagaaacCTCGCTTCCAGGGAACCGGCCAGTCTCTTCGAGCAAAGAAGAAAGGCGTAGAAGGTTCGTCCACGCCTACATGA
- a CDS encoding GYF domain-containing protein (COG:S;~EggNog:ENOG410PIE9;~InterPro:IPR039905,IPR035445,IPR003169;~PFAM:PF02213;~go_component: GO:0005682 - U5 snRNP [Evidence IEA];~go_function: GO:0005515 - protein binding [Evidence IEA]), protein MSASLPRPKRAGEDFARTHHQEEGDNTGPAKKPRFDLRNPSTLAPDALDDDAILDADEIGRRGQQVRRKAINLDGYESDSDNEGFDARSSAKAQQKEAKQEAEDDDMFAELEEDFGAEEVDGDAALRKDKKNVRFLRNDEIEGQVASSKSGRTLRVDLSQGGDAVNIDEDEESESDVGEEDRAQVETGMDEELGAGSKKKHAPLLDAFNMQNEQEEGQFDEQGNYVRKAVDPDAVHDSWLEGVSKKDIRLAKEAADKRDAARKEQDRLNDSVLTSEALKNLILQLQRGETALDALARIGKGAPKKPKWQAKRNKNRSKGDEDTEMEEDDPKEVARKQAIEAVTGAADILMTRGQVEIYDTEREVLTRQYRHETGEDWVDPPQTTDAVIEDAGSAMWEYRWSDARDGGAVHGPYDGPTMESWKGAGYFGEGVEFRKVGDTGEWNSNISFV, encoded by the coding sequence ATGTCCGCCTCACTTCCGCGCCCGAAACGGGCAGGCGAAGACTTCGCCCGCACCCACCACCAAGAAGAGGGAGACAACACTGGGCCCGCCAAAAAACCAAGATTCGACCTTCGAAACCCGTCCACTCTCGCACCCGATGCACTCGATGACGACGCGATATTAGACGCGGACGAGATTGGGAGGCGTGGGCAACAAGTCCGCCGCAAAGCTATCAACCTCGATGGCTACGAATCGGACAGCGACAACGAAGGCTTTGATGCGCGGTCCTCGGCCAAGGCACAGCAAAAAGAAGCGAAACAAGAAgcggaggatgatgatatgTTCGCGGAATTAGAGGAGGATTTTGGCGCCGAAGAAGTGGACGGCGATGCAGCACTAcggaaggacaagaagaacgTGCGGTTTTTGCGAAATGACGAGATTGAGGGACAAGTCGCGTCGTCGAAGAGTGGGCGAACGTTGCGAGTGGATCTGAGTCAAGGCGGCGACGCCGTTAAtattgacgaagatgaagagagtgAGAGCGAcgttggtgaagaagaccgtGCACAGGTAGAGACCGGCATGGACGAGGAATTAGGAGCCGggtcgaagaagaaacaTGCGCCTTTGTTAGATGCGTTCAACATGCAGAACGAACAGGAAGAGGGTCAGTTTGATGAGCAAGGCAATTATGTTCGCAAAGCGGTGGATCCCGATGCTGTACATGATTCATGGTTGGAGGGAGTATCGAAGAAGGATATTCGGCTCGCCAAGGAGGCAGCCGATAAGAGAGACGCTGCGAGAAAAGAACAAGACCGCTTAAACGATAGCGTCTTAACATCGGAGGCCCTCAAAAATCTTATCCTGCAACTGCAGCGTGGCGAGACTGCACTGGACGCACTGGCAAGGATAGGAAAGGGAGCACCAAAGAAACCCAAATGGCAAGCGAAACGGAATAAGAACCGATCAAAGGGTGATGAGGATACAgaaatggaggaagatgatcCTAAAGAGGTAGCAAGGAAGCAGGCGATTGAAGCTGTTACCGGGGCAGCTGATATTTTGATGACAAGAGGACAAGTTGAGATCTACGACACGGAACGCGAGGTTCTCACTAGACAATACCGCCACGAAACAGGCGAGGATTGGGTTGATCCTCCGCAGACTACAGATGCAGTCATAGAAGACGCCGGGTCTGCGATGTGGGAATATCGTTGGTCTGATGCCCGTGATGGTGGCGCCGTACACGGGCCTTATGACGGGCCCACGATGGAGTCATGGAAGGGGGCAGGCTATTTTGGCGAGGGAGTTGAGTTTAGGAAAGTGGGAGACACCGGAGAGTGGAATAGCAACATCAGTTTTGTATAG
- the rvb2 gene encoding RuvB family ATP-dependent DNA helicase reptin (COG:L;~EggNog:ENOG410PHPG;~InterPro:IPR027238,IPR042487,IPR037942,IPR027417, IPR003593,IPR041048,IPR010339;~PFAM:PF17856,PF06068;~go_component: GO:0031011 - Ino80 complex [Evidence IEA];~go_component: GO:0035267 - NuA4 histone acetyltransferase complex [Evidence IEA];~go_component: GO:0097255 - R2TP complex [Evidence IEA];~go_function: GO:0003678 - DNA helicase activity [Evidence IEA];~go_function: GO:0005524 - ATP binding [Evidence IEA];~go_function: GO:0043139 - 5'-3' DNA helicase activity [Evidence IEA]), which translates to MAAPISTVAETNELRGLNLIAAHSHIRGLGVDADSLQPRSASQGLVGQEKARKAAAVILQMVKEGKIAGRAVLIAGPPSTGKTAIAMGMAQSLGSDVPFTMLAASEIFSMEMSKTEALTQAFRKSIGVRIKEESEIIEGEVVEIQIDRSVTGGNKQGKLTIKTTDMETIYDMGTKMIDSMTKERVMAGDIISIDKSSGKITKLGRSYARSRDYDAMGADVKFVQCPEGELQVRKEIVHTVSLHEIDVINSRSQGFLALFSGDTGEIRSEVRDQINTKVAEWKEEGKAEIIPGVLFIDEVHMLDIECYSYINRALEAELAPIVIMASNRGNSRIRGTTYNSPHGLPLDFLDRVVIVSTQPYSADEIRQILAIRAQEEEIDLSPDALALLTKIGQESNLRYASNIITTSHLLSQKRKAKEVNVDDVQRSYQLFYDPARSVKFVKTYEQRFIGDQGNVNFSASNGDAMEIS; encoded by the exons ATGGCTGCG CCAATTTCTACTGTCGCGGAGACCAATGAGCTCCGGGGTCTAAACCTCATCGCTGCTCATTCACATATTAGGGGTCTCGGTGTCGATGCGGATTCTTTGCAACCGAGATCAGCCTCTCAGGGCCTTGTTGGCCAAGAGAAGGCTCGAAAGGCGGCCGCAGTCATTCTTCAGATGGTGAAGGAAGGTAAAATCGCTGGACGGGCTGTCTTGATCGCAGGCCCCCCTAGCACGGGTAAAACCGCTATTGCTATGGGAATGGCTCAATCTCTTGGGTCCGATGTCCCATTTACCATGCTCGCAGCCTCCGAAATCTTCTCGATGGAAATGTCGAAAACAGAGGCCCTGACACAGGCTTTCCGAAAGTCCATCGGAGTGCGGATCAAGGAAGAAAGTGAGATCATCGAGGGCGAGGTGGTCGAGATTCAGATTGATCGGAGTGTGACTGGT GGCAACAAACAAGGAAAGCTCACAATCAAAACCACCGACATGGAGACAATTTACGATATGGGAACCAAGATGATCGATTCGATGACAAAGGAACGGGTTATGGCTGGAGATATTATCTCGATCGACAAATCTTCAGGCAAGATTACCAAGCTCGGGCGGTCGTATGCTCGGTCCCGCGATTACGATGCGATGGGCGCCGACGTCAAATTTGTCCAATGCCCGGAGGGAGAGCTCCAGGTGCGAAAGGAAATTGTGCACACTGTTAGCTTGCATGAGATTGATGTCATCAACTCGCGCTCGCAAGGATTCCTGGCCCTCTTCTCAGGTGATACCGGAGAGATCAGGAGTGAGGTTAGGGACCAAATAAACACTAAGGTCGCGGagtggaaggaagagggcAAAGCAGAGATAATCCCAGGTGTCTTGTTTATCGACGAGGTACACATGCTTGACATTGAGTGCTATTCCTACATCAACCGGGCTTTGGAGGCGGAGCTTGCTCCCATTGTCATCATGGCAAGCAATCGCGGAAACTCGCGTATCCGGGGAACCACATACAATTCTCCACACGGATTGCCgcttgacttcctcgaccGCGTGGTCATTGTGAGCACACAGCCATACTCTGCCGATGAGATTAGACAGATCTTGGCAATTCGAGCCCAAGAGGAAGAGATCGATCTGTCGCCGGATGCTTTGGCTCTTCTAACAAAGATTGGCCAGGAATCCAACCTCAGATATGCCAGCAACATCATCACCACATCACATCTTCTCAGCCAGAAACGGAAAGCCAAGGAAGTGAACGTTGACGACGTTCAACGGAGTTACCAGTTGTTCTACGACCCTGCTCGCAGTGTCAAGTTTGTCAAAACCTACGAGCAGCGCTTCATCGGTGATCAAGGGAACGTGAATTTTTCGGCTTCTAATGGAGACGCCATGGAAATTTCATAG